A stretch of the Archangium violaceum genome encodes the following:
- a CDS encoding AAA family ATPase gives MYLLDINISGLKLLRDFRLPLRDARGQPRMWTVLIGENGLCKTSILQAIAMAASGYLRANQLADVPSLPDRRTIGTALTIDAEFTFGANQHAQRRYPGIHPRPESPPVIHSSVYLEPWHNVFDGKSDYDDPHEDENEPSSSFDPIEEARALNLPQWFVAGYGTTRLLPRPFGSDKVEDPILSRLNSLFDRGRIIGTGFADLLEDSREFAQAMHQALVSSQLLPRTTNVELQGRGGTKTPSDLVARHSFELTVGTEKLKLPATWLSQGYQSTIAWIADIIGQMFWENGGPIPLSEMEGLILVDEIDLHLHPKWQPGLIPTLKRVFPKLQFVVTTHSPMILPGLSREEVVILGTDDKGNVIAQENSESPALLTGSEIYRTFFGIDRLHPSDLGKDLQRYSLLIADPLRSDEDDKEMHDISKRLAEAGVDPGWEPVPRIQVPPAGSEEPS, from the coding sequence ATGTACCTCCTCGACATCAACATCTCCGGACTCAAGTTGCTACGCGACTTCCGCCTTCCGCTGCGGGACGCGCGGGGACAGCCGAGGATGTGGACGGTCCTCATTGGTGAGAACGGGCTCTGCAAGACGAGCATCCTGCAGGCCATCGCGATGGCGGCGAGCGGCTACCTACGCGCCAATCAGCTCGCGGATGTGCCGTCACTACCGGACCGAAGGACGATTGGAACAGCCCTGACCATCGACGCCGAATTCACCTTCGGCGCGAATCAACACGCGCAGCGGAGATACCCTGGAATCCATCCACGCCCGGAGTCTCCGCCGGTCATCCACTCGAGCGTCTATCTTGAGCCCTGGCATAACGTTTTCGATGGAAAGTCGGACTACGACGACCCGCATGAAGACGAGAACGAACCTTCCTCTTCATTCGATCCCATCGAGGAAGCCAGGGCCCTCAATCTTCCCCAATGGTTCGTGGCGGGTTACGGGACCACGCGTCTATTACCGCGCCCCTTCGGGAGTGACAAAGTAGAAGATCCCATCCTGAGCAGGCTCAATTCCCTGTTCGACCGTGGTCGGATCATCGGAACTGGTTTCGCGGATCTGCTCGAAGACTCCCGAGAGTTTGCTCAAGCAATGCATCAGGCGCTCGTGAGCAGCCAGTTGCTGCCACGAACCACCAACGTCGAGTTGCAGGGGAGAGGCGGAACGAAGACCCCGAGCGACCTCGTCGCCAGGCATAGCTTCGAGCTCACGGTCGGTACCGAGAAGTTGAAGCTCCCCGCGACCTGGCTCTCGCAGGGCTACCAGAGCACCATTGCATGGATCGCCGACATCATCGGTCAGATGTTCTGGGAGAACGGTGGGCCCATCCCACTTTCCGAGATGGAGGGGCTGATTCTCGTCGATGAGATCGACCTGCACCTCCATCCCAAGTGGCAGCCTGGCCTCATTCCCACCCTCAAACGCGTCTTCCCTAAACTCCAGTTCGTCGTGACGACACACTCGCCCATGATCCTGCCGGGACTGTCTCGCGAGGAGGTCGTCATCCTGGGCACCGATGACAAGGGCAACGTCATCGCCCAGGAGAACTCGGAGTCTCCGGCACTACTCACGGGCAGCGAAATCTACCGAACCTTCTTCGGCATCGACCGGCTCCACCCATCCGATCTCGGCAAGGATCTCCAGCGCTATAGCCTCCTCATCGCCGACCCGCTGCGGAGCGATGAGGATGACAAGGAGATGCACGACATTTCGAAGCGCCTCGCCGAAGCTGGCGTCGACCCTGGCTGGGAGCCCGTCCCGCGCATCCAGGTGCCACCGGCCGGGAGTGAAGAGCCGTCATGA
- a CDS encoding AAA family ATPase, producing MSPRPDHLQAVSFARGESVRERVAALEVLSPREIDQRLTELGYRGQTEARRAASVLAYRHVRRLRRIHLEGILPEPGTRENCLFLGPTGSGKTFLVELLFKEILGVPTVLVDATQFSETGYVGDDVTTMLSRLYEAAGGDVAWAACGAICMDEFDKLATSRSDARFAGQQTTKDVSGFGVQRSLLNLMSAAKADFPPDFGFTSRTPPMPLELSAITFIACGAFSGLKSTAEELGGQKERMGFGRETSKREAAIAEKVTEDQLEQTTAFARYGFIPELIGRFSRIVSFSPLDAATLGNILEDNVLRTYEREFAHEGLNLEVDAAVREWVVQRALKRETGARGLRAALVPQLERAAYDHFGEPEVSTVRLVLDGDRVGVVTR from the coding sequence ATGAGCCCACGTCCCGATCATCTGCAGGCCGTCTCCTTCGCACGCGGCGAATCCGTTCGCGAGCGCGTCGCCGCGTTGGAAGTGCTCTCACCGCGAGAGATTGACCAACGCCTCACCGAGCTCGGCTACCGGGGCCAGACGGAGGCCCGGCGCGCGGCGTCGGTGCTCGCCTACCGACACGTGCGGCGGCTGCGGCGCATCCACCTGGAGGGCATCCTCCCCGAGCCCGGCACGCGCGAGAACTGTCTCTTCCTGGGCCCCACGGGCAGCGGGAAGACGTTCCTCGTGGAGCTGCTCTTCAAGGAGATTCTCGGCGTGCCCACCGTGCTCGTGGACGCCACCCAGTTCTCCGAGACGGGCTACGTGGGCGACGACGTGACCACCATGCTCTCGCGGCTGTACGAGGCTGCGGGTGGGGACGTGGCGTGGGCGGCCTGCGGGGCCATCTGCATGGACGAGTTCGACAAGCTCGCCACCAGCCGCTCCGATGCCCGCTTCGCCGGACAGCAGACCACCAAGGACGTGAGCGGCTTCGGCGTGCAGCGCAGTCTGCTCAACCTGATGAGCGCGGCGAAGGCGGACTTCCCACCGGACTTCGGCTTCACCAGCCGCACGCCGCCCATGCCGCTGGAGTTGTCCGCCATCACCTTCATCGCCTGTGGGGCCTTCAGTGGCCTGAAGAGCACGGCGGAGGAGCTGGGCGGCCAGAAGGAGCGGATGGGCTTCGGTCGTGAGACGAGCAAGCGCGAGGCGGCCATCGCGGAGAAGGTGACGGAGGATCAGCTCGAACAGACGACGGCCTTCGCGCGCTACGGCTTCATCCCGGAGCTGATCGGCCGCTTCAGCCGCATCGTCTCCTTCTCGCCGCTGGACGCGGCCACGCTGGGCAACATCCTCGAGGACAACGTGCTGCGCACCTACGAGCGCGAGTTCGCCCACGAGGGGCTGAACCTGGAGGTGGATGCAGCGGTGCGCGAGTGGGTGGTGCAGCGAGCGCTCAAGCGCGAGACGGGAGCGCGAGGCCTGCGCGCCGCCCTGGTGCCCCAGTTGGAGCGCGCCGCCTATGATCACTTCGGCGAGCCGGAGGTGTCCACCGTGCGCCTGGTGCTCGATGGAGATCGGGTGGGCGTCGTCACCCGCTGA
- the treZ gene encoding malto-oligosyltrehalose trehalohydrolase, whose product MERAEDTRSQVARLGAWVEPGEGVRWRVWAPGHQKVEVVLHGKDGRPGTSLPMTDEGGGFFSTTLAGEGAGVRYKLRVDGEGPFPDPWSRSQPDGVHGPSEVVVPDFAWTDAGWKGPGPEAQVIYEVHVGTATPEGTFEALIPRLRSLKELGVTTVELMPLASFPGVRNWGYDGVDLFAPLAAYGGPEGLRRLVDAAHAEGLAVLIDAVYNHYGPDGNYLRCYSPYYFTGRHHTPWGEAVNYDGEGSAVVRSLVLSNVEMWIRDYHADGLRLDAAHAILDDGTPHLLTEIAERARAAAPGRRVVIIAEDERNDTRLVRPRDQGGYGLDGVWADDFHHQMRRAFAGDSEGYYRDYTGSTEDIARTLRQGWFYEGQVSQVHGRVRGTPASGAEPWQLVLCIQNHDQVGNRAHGERLGADVSPAAFRAMSALLLLAPYTPLLFMGQEWNASTPFLYFTDHNAELGRLVTEGRRKEFAGFARFSGDTVPDPQAVETFTRSKLDWSEAGRPEHAGVLALYRELLRLRATDPCLKEHRRGHFDARPTGSHGLVLERRGPGGALHVIVNVKGTLEHRVPANAELVLWTESPRFGGTQEQEPLRSGVVRLEGPSAVVVRIKD is encoded by the coding sequence ATGGAACGAGCAGAGGATACGCGGAGTCAGGTGGCTCGCCTGGGGGCCTGGGTGGAGCCGGGCGAGGGTGTGCGCTGGCGCGTCTGGGCTCCGGGGCACCAGAAGGTGGAGGTGGTGCTTCATGGGAAGGACGGCCGGCCGGGCACGTCGCTGCCCATGACAGACGAAGGAGGAGGCTTCTTCTCCACGACACTCGCGGGTGAAGGCGCGGGCGTGCGCTACAAGCTGCGGGTGGATGGGGAAGGCCCCTTCCCGGACCCGTGGAGCCGTTCACAGCCGGACGGTGTGCACGGTCCCTCCGAGGTCGTGGTGCCGGACTTCGCCTGGACGGACGCCGGGTGGAAGGGGCCGGGCCCGGAGGCCCAGGTCATCTACGAGGTGCACGTGGGCACCGCCACGCCCGAGGGCACCTTCGAGGCCCTCATTCCCCGTCTGCGCTCGCTCAAGGAATTGGGCGTCACCACGGTGGAGCTGATGCCGCTGGCCAGCTTCCCGGGCGTGCGCAACTGGGGCTACGACGGCGTGGATCTCTTCGCCCCGCTCGCGGCCTACGGCGGCCCCGAGGGACTGCGGCGCCTCGTCGACGCGGCCCACGCCGAGGGGCTCGCGGTGCTCATCGACGCCGTCTACAACCACTACGGGCCGGACGGGAACTACCTGCGCTGCTACTCGCCCTACTACTTCACCGGCCGCCACCACACGCCCTGGGGCGAGGCCGTCAACTACGACGGCGAGGGCTCCGCGGTGGTGCGCTCGCTGGTGCTCTCCAACGTGGAGATGTGGATTCGCGACTACCACGCGGACGGGCTGCGCCTTGACGCGGCCCACGCCATCCTCGATGACGGCACGCCGCACCTGCTCACGGAGATCGCCGAGCGGGCTCGTGCCGCGGCGCCCGGCCGGCGGGTGGTCATCATCGCGGAGGACGAGCGCAACGACACGCGCCTGGTGCGTCCGCGAGACCAGGGGGGCTACGGACTGGACGGCGTCTGGGCGGACGACTTCCACCACCAGATGCGCCGGGCCTTCGCCGGGGACAGCGAGGGCTACTACCGCGACTACACCGGGAGCACGGAGGACATCGCGCGCACGCTGCGCCAGGGCTGGTTCTACGAGGGCCAGGTGTCCCAGGTGCACGGCCGGGTCCGTGGCACGCCCGCGAGCGGCGCGGAGCCCTGGCAGCTCGTGCTCTGCATCCAGAACCACGACCAGGTGGGCAACCGCGCGCACGGCGAGCGGTTGGGAGCGGACGTGTCCCCAGCGGCCTTCCGGGCGATGAGCGCGCTGCTGCTGCTGGCGCCCTACACGCCGCTGCTCTTCATGGGGCAGGAATGGAACGCGAGCACGCCCTTCCTGTACTTCACCGACCACAACGCCGAGCTGGGCAGGCTGGTGACGGAGGGACGGCGCAAGGAGTTCGCCGGCTTCGCGCGCTTCTCGGGTGACACGGTGCCGGACCCGCAGGCGGTGGAGACCTTCACGCGCTCGAAGCTCGACTGGAGCGAGGCCGGGCGGCCGGAGCACGCCGGGGTGCTCGCCCTCTACCGCGAGCTGTTGCGTCTGCGCGCCACGGACCCCTGCCTGAAGGAGCACCGCCGGGGCCACTTCGACGCGCGGCCCACGGGCTCGCACGGGCTGGTGCTGGAGCGCCGGGGCCCTGGGGGCGCGCTCCACGTCATCGTCAACGTGAAGGGGACGCTGGAGCACCGGGTGCCCGCCAACGCGGAGCTGGTGCTGTGGACCGAGTCACCCCGCTTCGGCGGCACCCAGGAGCAGGAGCCGCTGCGAAGCGGGGTGGTGCGGCTCGAGGGTCCCTCGGCCGTGGTGGTCCGCATCAAGGACTGA
- a CDS encoding NCS2 family permease gives MEALERLFHIRERGSSVGTELRAGLVTFLTMAYILLVNPQILSEAGMPVSDVTVATALGAAFGTLLMGVYANYPFALAPGMGLNAYFTYGVVKGLGVDWRFALTAVFLEGLLFIVLSWGGIRTLILRAIPAPIKVATTTGIGLFLALIGLRNAGLVVDSPATLVQLGVLHAPVPLLALVGLVIIGVLSSRKVKGALLIGIAAVAVAAWVMGLAKAPEAWVSVPSLPRETFWAFDFSQVLTGKFLTVMLAFLFVDVFDTAGTLLGVGRIGGFLKPNGELPGASRGFMADAVGTVAGAAFGTSTVTCYIESAAGVEEGGRTGLTAVMVSVLFLLSLFFVPTLAAIPPVATAPVLVVVGALMMGGARELEWGRMDEALPGFLTIALMPFTYSIANGISAGIVSFAALKLLSGRPREVHPVVYVLAALLVLHYATSGGA, from the coding sequence ATGGAAGCTCTCGAGCGTTTGTTCCACATCCGTGAGCGGGGCTCGTCCGTCGGGACGGAGCTGCGCGCGGGCCTGGTGACGTTCCTGACCATGGCCTACATCCTGCTGGTCAACCCGCAGATCCTCTCCGAGGCCGGAATGCCGGTCTCGGATGTGACGGTGGCCACGGCGCTGGGCGCGGCATTCGGCACGCTGCTGATGGGCGTGTACGCGAACTACCCTTTCGCATTGGCGCCGGGCATGGGGCTCAACGCCTACTTCACCTATGGCGTGGTGAAGGGCCTGGGCGTGGACTGGCGCTTCGCGCTGACGGCGGTGTTCCTCGAGGGCCTGCTGTTCATCGTGCTGTCCTGGGGCGGCATCCGGACCCTCATCCTCCGGGCCATTCCGGCACCCATCAAGGTGGCGACGACCACGGGCATCGGCCTGTTCCTGGCGCTCATCGGGTTGAGGAACGCGGGGCTGGTGGTGGACAGCCCGGCCACGCTGGTGCAGCTCGGGGTGCTGCATGCGCCGGTGCCGCTGCTGGCGCTGGTGGGCCTGGTCATCATCGGCGTGCTGTCATCGCGCAAGGTGAAGGGCGCGCTGTTGATTGGCATCGCGGCGGTGGCGGTGGCGGCGTGGGTGATGGGGCTGGCGAAGGCGCCAGAGGCATGGGTGAGCGTGCCGAGCCTTCCGCGGGAGACGTTCTGGGCGTTCGACTTCTCGCAGGTGCTGACGGGGAAGTTCCTGACGGTGATGCTGGCGTTCCTCTTCGTGGACGTGTTCGACACGGCGGGCACGCTGCTGGGCGTGGGGCGGATTGGAGGCTTCCTGAAGCCGAACGGGGAGTTGCCGGGAGCGAGCCGGGGCTTCATGGCGGACGCGGTGGGCACGGTGGCTGGAGCGGCGTTCGGCACCAGCACGGTGACCTGCTACATCGAGTCGGCGGCGGGAGTGGAGGAGGGCGGGCGCACGGGGCTGACGGCGGTGATGGTGTCGGTGCTCTTCCTGCTGTCGCTCTTCTTCGTACCGACGCTGGCGGCGATTCCTCCGGTGGCGACGGCGCCGGTGCTGGTGGTGGTGGGCGCGTTGATGATGGGCGGGGCGCGCGAGCTGGAGTGGGGCCGGATGGATGAGGCGCTGCCCGGCTTCCTGACGATTGCCCTGATGCCTTTCACGTACTCCATCGCGAATGGCATCAGCGCGGGCATCGTGTCGTTCGCGGCGCTGAAGCTGCTGTCGGGGCGCCCGCGCGAGGTGCACCCGGTGGTGTATGTGTTGGCGGCGCTGCTGGTGCTGCACTACGCCACGAGCGGCGGAGCCTGA
- a CDS encoding TIGR01777 family oxidoreductase encodes MKTQALTEQRVLVTGATGYLGRRLVARLARPVVLTRDVARARAVLGDVEAHAWEPLAGPPPAEALEGVDVVFHLAGEPLAMSGWWTPEKKARIRDSRVVGTRHLVEGLRASRPGVLVSASAVGFYGPCGDEVLEEGSASGTGFLAGLCREWEQAASAAEVSGWRVVTPRIGMVLGESRGFLGKLLGQFRVGLGGCIGDGNPWMPWAHEEDVLGLFLHAASCPDVSGPLNATAPEPVRNREFTRTLASLLRRPTLFHFPSGLLRLALGEMAEELVVSQRVVPRVAVRSGYSFRYFRLEEALRDILKRPAARSAEALAERA; translated from the coding sequence ATGAAGACACAGGCGTTGACGGAGCAGCGGGTGCTGGTGACAGGAGCCACGGGGTACCTCGGGAGGCGACTGGTGGCGCGACTGGCCCGCCCCGTGGTGCTGACACGGGATGTCGCGCGTGCACGCGCGGTACTCGGCGACGTGGAGGCGCACGCCTGGGAGCCCCTGGCCGGCCCGCCTCCGGCCGAGGCCCTCGAGGGCGTGGACGTGGTGTTCCACCTCGCGGGAGAGCCACTCGCCATGAGTGGATGGTGGACGCCGGAGAAGAAGGCACGCATCCGCGACAGCCGCGTGGTGGGCACGCGCCACCTCGTCGAGGGACTGCGCGCCTCGCGTCCCGGCGTGCTGGTGTCCGCGTCCGCCGTGGGCTTCTACGGCCCCTGCGGCGATGAGGTGCTGGAGGAGGGCTCGGCCTCCGGCACCGGCTTCCTCGCCGGACTGTGCCGCGAGTGGGAGCAGGCCGCGTCCGCGGCGGAGGTCTCGGGCTGGCGTGTGGTGACGCCGCGCATCGGCATGGTCCTCGGCGAGAGTCGAGGGTTCCTCGGCAAGCTGCTCGGGCAGTTCCGCGTGGGGCTCGGTGGGTGCATCGGCGATGGCAACCCGTGGATGCCGTGGGCCCACGAAGAGGATGTCCTCGGGCTCTTCCTCCACGCCGCCTCGTGCCCCGACGTGTCCGGCCCGCTCAACGCCACCGCCCCCGAGCCCGTGCGCAACCGCGAGTTCACCCGGACCCTCGCCTCGCTCCTGCGCCGCCCCACCCTCTTCCACTTTCCCTCGGGTCTGCTGCGGCTCGCGCTCGGGGAAATGGCCGAGGAGCTCGTGGTGTCCCAGCGCGTGGTGCCTCGCGTCGCCGTGCGCTCCGGGTACTCGTTCCGCTACTTCCGGCTCGAGGAGGCCCTGCGGGACATCCTGAAGCGTCCAGCGGCTCGCTCAGCCGAAGCGCTCGCGGAACGCGCGTAG
- a CDS encoding PadR family transcriptional regulator: MSTRLLILGMLTRAPMHGYEMQRAFEVSRVDAWADVLPGSIYHALKKMADEGLVRVQATEQTGHRLRAVYAITDEGRDAFRALLREALKHPPRSFPTDFYAALAFHDAIPRAELLAAAEALIPQLERELAQWKEGEGAKANVGAMPPELQLFFANARQHIEADLALLRGLRELPASRGRTRAKPDTR, encoded by the coding sequence ATGAGCACCCGGCTGCTCATCCTGGGCATGCTGACGCGCGCGCCGATGCACGGCTACGAGATGCAGCGCGCCTTCGAGGTCAGCCGCGTGGACGCGTGGGCGGACGTACTGCCCGGCTCCATCTACCACGCGCTCAAGAAGATGGCCGACGAGGGACTCGTCCGGGTGCAGGCCACGGAGCAGACGGGACACCGGCTACGGGCCGTGTACGCCATCACCGACGAAGGCCGCGACGCCTTCCGTGCGCTGCTGCGCGAGGCCTTGAAGCACCCGCCCCGCTCCTTCCCCACGGACTTCTACGCGGCGCTCGCCTTCCACGACGCCATTCCCCGAGCGGAGCTCCTGGCCGCCGCCGAGGCCCTCATCCCCCAGTTGGAGCGAGAGCTGGCACAGTGGAAGGAGGGCGAGGGCGCCAAGGCCAACGTCGGCGCGATGCCTCCCGAGCTCCAGCTCTTCTTCGCCAACGCCCGCCAGCACATCGAAGCGGACCTGGCCCTGCTGCGCGGTCTGCGCGAGCTGCCCGCGTCGCGAGGGCGCACCCGAGCGAAGCCCGATACCCGGTAG
- a CDS encoding serine hydrolase domain-containing protein — protein sequence MPWPSLADRPSAALFVTLTLLAGCTGATRSTRQPPAVDALFSAHDGPEVPGASVVVIHEGRVVLDRAYGLAELDSRTRATPETQYRLASLTKQFTATAILLLVQEGKLRYDDRVVDVLPGFPAYLREVRIRHLLHHTSGIWDYEAFVPENQRVQVKDRDVLELLARADRTYFPPGSAVRYSNSGYAVLALVVEHVGGMPFARFLRERVFAPIGMHSAVAYEAGISTVPRRAYGYVADAQGFRPRDQSPTSAVLGDGGIYASVAELVAWDAAMDAHTLVGSDTQKLAWTPAVLPDGASARYGFGWFIDEDEGRVRLSHHGETCGFTNAIVKYPEQRLTVIVLTNRAGGEPWRLAQRLADLWLPPAADGRHAPAEARAWPFETMPNAR from the coding sequence ATGCCGTGGCCCTCCCTTGCCGACCGCCCCTCCGCCGCCCTGTTCGTCACCCTCACCCTGCTCGCGGGGTGCACCGGAGCCACGCGGAGCACCCGACAGCCTCCGGCCGTGGACGCGCTCTTCTCCGCCCATGACGGCCCGGAGGTCCCCGGCGCCAGCGTCGTCGTGATTCACGAGGGGCGGGTCGTGCTCGACCGCGCCTACGGACTGGCGGAGCTCGACTCGCGCACCCGCGCCACGCCGGAGACCCAATACCGCCTCGCCTCGCTCACCAAGCAGTTCACGGCCACGGCCATCCTGCTCCTGGTGCAGGAGGGCAAGCTCCGTTACGACGACCGCGTGGTCGACGTGCTCCCCGGCTTCCCGGCGTACCTGCGAGAGGTCCGCATCCGCCACCTGCTCCACCACACGTCGGGTATCTGGGATTACGAAGCCTTCGTCCCGGAGAACCAGCGCGTCCAGGTGAAGGATCGCGACGTCCTCGAGCTCCTCGCGCGCGCGGACCGCACGTACTTCCCGCCCGGGAGCGCGGTGCGCTACAGCAACTCCGGGTACGCGGTGCTCGCCCTCGTCGTGGAGCACGTCGGAGGAATGCCCTTCGCGAGGTTCCTGCGCGAGCGCGTCTTCGCTCCCATCGGCATGCACTCGGCGGTCGCGTACGAGGCGGGCATCTCGACGGTGCCACGGCGCGCCTACGGCTATGTGGCCGACGCCCAGGGCTTCCGCCCGCGCGACCAGAGCCCCACCAGCGCCGTGCTGGGAGATGGCGGCATCTACGCATCCGTGGCGGAGCTGGTCGCGTGGGACGCGGCGATGGACGCGCACACGCTCGTCGGCTCGGACACCCAGAAGCTCGCGTGGACGCCGGCGGTGCTGCCGGATGGCGCGTCCGCGCGCTACGGGTTCGGATGGTTCATCGACGAGGACGAGGGCCGGGTGCGACTCTCCCACCACGGCGAGACGTGTGGCTTCACCAACGCCATCGTGAAGTACCCGGAGCAGCGGCTCACGGTCATCGTCCTGACGAATCGCGCTGGCGGAGAGCCGTGGAGGCTCGCGCAACGGCTCGCGGACCTGTGGCTCCCCCCCGCGGCGGACGGGCGGCATGCACCCGCCGAGGCGCGCGCGTGGCCCTTCGAGACGATGCCCAACGCGCGTTGA
- a CDS encoding serine/threonine protein kinase: MAVPFGKYLLLRKIASGGMGQVFLALERGAGFERLVVIKLILPHLAEDEEFLSMFLDEARLVARLAHPNLITILDLTEINGRHCLAMEYVQGDDVRRLEKFARTEGKPLPEGLGLRIIAEAAAGLHYAHQARDQQGRPLQLVHRDVSPQNILVGFDGGVKVIDFGVAKAMGSASHTATGVLKGKYPYMSPEQANGLAVDARSDLFSLGVVLWELLTGRRLFKGESDLMTLRLVRDCQVPPPSQLNPKLSPDVDALVLKALAPTPEARFPDCGAFRLAIEDYILQHQLPASNAHLSAWLREVYAERIAREADPSNLDQLPEDADLDAKSNPSRSSVRSHSQKPEPQAAAPEGTMVAPHPKTLEDGKTHHTQTLLPDTVSRRRRIPVVPVVACVGAMLVAAGGALIYLRQHPADKPMQVANPPPEEQQTQAEPPGPERPKPQPVKLKVLSEPAGALVVVNGKHFGETPMDLPLAPDAPPVTLALKLDGYEPVSQRVSAGNAPEVSVKLTPKPTPQKPPRRTGPLLDIKKGR; the protein is encoded by the coding sequence ATGGCCGTCCCCTTCGGCAAGTACCTGTTGTTGCGCAAGATTGCCTCCGGCGGGATGGGCCAGGTGTTCCTTGCGCTCGAGCGGGGCGCGGGGTTCGAGCGGCTCGTCGTCATCAAGCTGATCCTGCCGCACCTGGCCGAGGACGAGGAATTCCTGTCGATGTTCCTCGATGAGGCCCGGCTGGTGGCGCGGCTGGCGCACCCCAACCTCATCACCATCCTGGATCTCACGGAAATCAACGGCCGGCACTGCCTGGCCATGGAGTACGTGCAGGGCGACGACGTGCGACGGCTGGAGAAGTTCGCACGAACGGAGGGCAAACCGCTGCCCGAGGGGCTGGGGCTGCGCATCATCGCGGAGGCGGCGGCGGGGCTGCACTACGCGCACCAGGCGAGGGATCAACAGGGCCGGCCGCTGCAGCTGGTGCACCGGGACGTGTCGCCGCAGAACATCCTGGTGGGCTTCGACGGAGGCGTGAAGGTCATCGACTTCGGGGTGGCGAAGGCGATGGGGAGCGCGTCGCACACGGCCACCGGGGTGCTCAAGGGCAAGTACCCGTACATGTCGCCGGAGCAGGCCAATGGACTCGCGGTGGATGCGCGCAGCGATCTGTTCTCCCTCGGCGTGGTGCTGTGGGAGCTGCTGACGGGCCGGCGCCTCTTCAAGGGCGAGTCGGATCTGATGACGCTGCGGCTGGTGCGCGACTGCCAGGTGCCGCCGCCCTCGCAGCTCAACCCGAAGCTGTCGCCGGACGTGGACGCATTGGTGCTCAAGGCGCTGGCACCCACGCCCGAGGCGCGTTTCCCGGACTGCGGGGCCTTCCGTCTGGCCATCGAGGACTACATCCTCCAGCACCAGCTCCCGGCCAGCAACGCGCACCTGTCCGCGTGGCTGCGGGAGGTGTACGCGGAGCGCATCGCCCGCGAGGCGGACCCGTCCAACCTGGATCAGCTGCCCGAGGACGCGGACCTGGACGCGAAGTCCAACCCGTCGCGCAGCAGCGTGCGCTCGCATTCGCAGAAGCCCGAGCCCCAGGCCGCCGCGCCCGAGGGGACGATGGTCGCCCCGCATCCCAAGACGCTGGAGGATGGGAAGACCCACCATACGCAGACGCTCCTGCCGGACACCGTGTCGCGGCGGCGGCGCATCCCGGTGGTGCCGGTGGTGGCCTGCGTGGGCGCGATGCTCGTCGCCGCGGGAGGCGCCCTCATCTACCTGCGCCAGCACCCGGCCGACAAACCGATGCAGGTGGCCAACCCTCCGCCGGAGGAGCAGCAGACCCAGGCCGAGCCTCCAGGGCCCGAGCGTCCGAAGCCCCAGCCCGTGAAGCTGAAGGTGCTCTCGGAGCCGGCGGGCGCGCTGGTGGTCGTGAATGGGAAGCATTTCGGCGAGACGCCCATGGATCTCCCCCTCGCGCCCGATGCGCCGCCGGTGACGCTGGCACTGAAGCTGGATGGTTACGAGCCGGTGTCGCAACGGGTGTCCGCCGGCAACGCACCCGAGGTCTCGGTGAAGCTCACGCCGAAGCCCACGCCCCAGAAGCCGCCGCGCCGCACGGGCCCGCTGCTCGACATCAAGAAGGGCCGCTAA
- a CDS encoding ABC transporter permease, giving the protein MKTLLVKEVRRFMRVPGQTVLSPLISTSLYFLVFGYSLSGRVHQVEGVSYLEFIVPGLVFLGLANNAFLNSSSSLFINKMQGTIVDLLVVPLGPLELMAGFIGGAMVRGLMVGLLTWGVATLFTGFRLEHAPATLLFLLLSSYTFSVLGILAAVWAEKFEQINFFPTFVMLPLTFLGGIFYSVRELPSPWNHISLFNPMVYMVEGLRYGMLGRSGFPPLLGSSILVALALAATVLAWAALRSGYKLKA; this is encoded by the coding sequence ATGAAAACCCTGCTGGTGAAGGAGGTCCGGCGCTTCATGCGCGTGCCGGGCCAGACGGTCCTCTCACCGCTCATCAGCACCTCGCTCTACTTCCTCGTCTTCGGCTACTCGCTGTCCGGCCGCGTCCACCAGGTGGAGGGCGTGTCCTATCTGGAGTTCATCGTTCCGGGCCTCGTCTTCCTGGGCCTGGCCAACAACGCCTTCCTCAACAGCAGCTCCTCGCTCTTCATCAACAAGATGCAGGGCACCATCGTGGACCTGCTGGTCGTGCCCCTGGGGCCCCTGGAGCTGATGGCCGGATTCATCGGCGGGGCCATGGTGCGCGGGCTCATGGTGGGCCTGCTCACCTGGGGCGTGGCCACCCTCTTCACCGGCTTCCGCCTGGAGCACGCCCCCGCCACGCTCCTCTTCCTGCTGCTGTCCTCGTACACCTTCAGCGTGCTGGGAATCCTGGCGGCGGTGTGGGCCGAGAAGTTCGAGCAGATCAACTTCTTCCCCACCTTCGTGATGCTGCCGCTCACCTTCCTGGGCGGCATTTTCTACTCGGTGCGTGAGCTGCCCTCGCCGTGGAACCACATCAGTCTCTTCAACCCCATGGTGTACATGGTGGAGGGACTGCGATACGGAATGCTGGGCCGTAGCGGCTTCCCGCCACTGTTGGGCTCTAGTATCCTGGTGGCGTTAGCGCTGGCGGCCACCGTCCTGGCATGGGCCGCATTGCGCTCTGGTTACAAACTGAAAGCCTGA